TTTATTGTAGTTTACAGTGACTAATGGAATGTGTTTTTGATTTAACctcatttttttgtgtgtatgtatatatactttttattctttatatggTAATGTCAAAACAGTTCAGTGCTTATATGGATATGACATACAGTTATTTAGTCACTTCAcaaataaggtaataaaatctGTAATTACCAACCAAGTTGACTGtgtttttattatgattatttaatcAGGAGTAATAAGATAATGGAACAGCTGACAAagggtattaaagttattttatcgtttaccaataatcattgtctatgcgatttgtgtagttccaactcacaaagcgatttattagcaaaagcaaaagaataacaattaaataagtacagccgatacatactcTGCACCCTGCTGGTTCCAGCTTACAGtctttcaatcctgaagtctgtggtcaaagaaactacatgctggtcccagagcccctgcttatatacactcagtgatacagtgaaaacaatacagatgatttggcatgcttccataggttcaggcttcaggaagatgCCTCTGTTGCCAGCCTCCCTCTCCCAATGTTTTCATACCTTCCTAGGATCCGGCACAGTCGAcgcaggctgtgtccgtcctcctgatctgacagtcagatagactgcagacactgcatgaggaggggtggcagaaggtaagtgaaccctctcccagcacaatgCTGTGTGAGAGGGATAGAAAATCGTACTTTGTCCCTGagcaggctgcttcttactaggagcagtcattctataaaaaaaaaaaaaaattctatttttagctcaggagacagggtcaggcaagggtcactaagatagtgaagccctgctaggcactgggTTGTTGAATATTACCAattcagtgctgggccctgggggaatCAATTACTCTTCCTCCATGGTAGTCTCTCAAAAttatgtgtgcagacaccagaataaacagccattttatagctccccttttctgtcctgagtcctgatagaaaggtttggggattgttattttcaaaagtttatttttactctgtggggcttttattggctgtattgcaggctcactttctgttcagtattgtgggctgcttgttatttaaattgtgttttgttacactgtttattacactgttttgtttgtgttttgtcccatctgttaacatgtcagaaggGGAAAAGCCATGCGCggtaaagctggtgttacatcAATGTTGAGTTTCACCTGGGCTGTCGGTCACGTAAAGCTACCATCAGGTCAGTCAGGCGCGCAGGCTCTGTGCGCAGCCTGCTGGTCCTCAGAGAGCATACCGTGTAATACAGAAGCTGCTGCTTTACTTATGGCAACACATGCCTGGGTTCGGTCCTTCTCCAATACAGTGGTTGAACTTGCTCAGTTGTTGCTGTCACAGGCTGTGGTCGCtccatcttctgattctgcttgcactgtagcaactgacatgggttctagtttgctaagtcaaggtttgactgtttctccctggcagagtctgtacagcctgcttgggtacagggaattgcatcctctgtacagggtaTAGTTTAGGTTTCTTCCTCTTAGAGAAGATGTTACAATCTGTGGCACCGTCTTCCTCACATAAGCGTAGGAGGACGGCGCCACAACTTCAGGAAAATAAGCCAGATTTTGACTGTAGTTCCCAGAATAAAGGTAATTTAGCGGTGAATTCTGACATGGATGCTCCTTCGGTTGTGGAGGAGATTCATTCGGTTCGccagagtgtggaggaattaatacaagctgtgtgtcaggtacttcactttcctaagtaagaggtTCCTCATGTTGCACAAGCTCCTCTTTTTACAcggagaagggaaaaaaaaaaaagattcttttTCCTGGCATCTTCCTTATTGGAAGATTTGTTTTCAGAGCCTTGGAGTTCCCCAGATAGCAAGTTCCAAGTATTTCGGTGACTGCAGTCGGTTTATCCTTTTCCTACTAAAGTTTTTGCTAAATGGTAGACGCTTCCACGCGTGGATGCTGCAGTTACAATGTTAGCCAAGTTAACTACTATTCCTTTTCCTAACAttgccactcttaaggatggtacagaccattgGGTTAAGGCCGTCCTTAAATTCATTTTCGTGGCAGCATGTGCCTCTTTCAGGCCTGCTTTGGCATCTGTGTGGGTTCACAAAGCAGTAGAACGCTGGTCAAAACAACGTTTTCagggtttgttggcaggcaggccttcctctgaactgcttccattagtggagcaaattcagaCGGCGATAGATTATTTACGAGAGGCAGCTACATACGCGGGACTGATTGGTGCACGTATATCTGCCTCTGCAGTTTCGGCTTGTCGTATTCTCTGCCTTAAGTCCTGGAAGGCTGATGGGGAGTCTGAAAAGGTTCTTGAGACCATACTGTTTTCTCCCAAACAAAGATTATCCAAATTTCAGTCCTTTCAGTCCTCAGGAAGGTTTTGGGGTtaatattcctcaggccaatcttctaCAGGCCAGTCATCCGCCCCTGGAGGTGGTTTGCAGCGGGGACGATAGGCCTGGTCTGGGCGACGTCCAGCTGCAAAGCCTgcagacaaacagtctgcatAACAGGTTTTTTTGCTCCTCCACTGTCAGTGGTAGGAGCCCGTCTTCTGCGGTTCAGGGATCAATGGTGTCAGTCCACTATcgatgtctggattcggggagtggtgaaccagggttacaagatcgatctgctcggtcttccTCACAGACGATTCTTCACCACAGGGCTTCTGTCTTGTCCGAGGAAACGATTGGCTTTAACAGAAGCGATTCAATCCCTTCTTTCATCTGGAGTGATTATTCCGGTTCCCtattctcaaagaggtttggggttttattacaatctttttcttgtgacaaaaccagaCGGCTCCTTTAGAACGATTCTCAATCTAAAGTATTTCAATACACAGGTCAGTgtgcccagcttcaagatggagtctttacgctcggtcattctcggcatggaacagggagaatttatggtggctctagacatcaaggatgcatatctccatgtgcctatttggaagggtcatcagtccctgttgaggtttgcagttcggtcagagcacttccaatttcaggctctcccgttcggtctcgccacagctccacgtatcttcaccaagatcatggcggttatggctgctctgctaagggccaagggaattacaatcatcccttacctggatGATCTACTTTTAAAGGCAGATTTTTCAGAGAAGCTTCTGTTGGTGCATATTCAGGTAGTAATCCAGACCCTGGAGTcgcacggttggattatcaacttcaaaaaatccaagttgatcctatcccagcggatggtgtttctgggtctcttattcgatacccgtctgagacggttgttctttcctcaggacaagatcctagccttgcagaggatggtgaaatccctgttggtggcaaggagaccttccattcattttgcaatgagacttctgggcaagatggtatcgtgATTCGAAGCGATGCAGTTTGCTCAGTTCCATGCACGACAGTTTCAATTGGAACTCctgtcgcaatggaacaaatccGATCAGAATCTGGCTAGCCAGGTTTTTCGCCTGTCTCCGCAGACgcattgtcacacttttacacagagaatatcactgactggtattagcgctactaacctgagaggtgcggagtctaacacaccaccggtgttcaccagggacccccgcaaggaggtttgggctttgctgcgtgcgatgtgcaggtcgcagttctcccaggaagtcaccagtgcagcgaatggagggtagtcagacaggccgagtcgaaaccaaggaagcgaggtaccacggagagcaggcaagagtagtcagggacggtctaaaggtcaataccagtgcgggcaacgaagtacaagggaaatctggaagagaggtcaaacaagccaaggagtctatacacaggaggtcaggaacaggaaatataaattaaatgctggagctggttagaaccaatactctagCACCCTAATAGTTTAAATAGGGGCAGTCAGGAAGCCCTATGGAGGAAGTTCcggcgatcagtctcagctgatcgcagggaagcgtctgggttgcctggcaaccgaagCGGCGCATGCGCTAGAGCCGCGATCACGTGATCGCTATTGGAGCTCCATCTCCAATACAAAAGTCCCTTTCTCCTTTTTCTGTTTGAGTATATTTTAAGTCGTTTGACTGGGTTTTGTTTGGTGGCGCCTCCCCttatatgatgatgtgggaatgtttggtggcgcctccccttatatgatgatgtgggaatgtttggtggcgcctccccttatatgatgatgtgggaatgtttggtggcgcctccccttatatgatgatgtgggaatgtttggtggcgcctccccttatatgatgatgtgggaatgtttggtggcgcctccccttatatgatgatgtgggaatgtttggtggcacctccccttatatgatgatgtgggaatgtttggtggcacctccccttatatgatgatgtgggaaatataatattattaaacgTGGGGAGAGGATAACATAGTTATCCTGTGCAGGAAAAACTATTTACGTGGGTAAATGGACAATGTTACTGGCTAAAGAGGCTTCTGGCTACGCTGCGGGATGGGCAATGTGTATGCTTGGGAAACATTACTAGCCACGTGTCTTTTTCCTGGTGTTCTCCAATGTAGCTGTGTAAATTGCGTGTACCTGTGGCAGGGGCTATGTAAAGTGCTTGGTAATGGGCTTATGTTATATTTTAAGCCAGTCTTTTATCTGTTCAACTAATAATTCATATTTGCTATATGcatatataattgtaataaagTGTTCATAGTTTGCAATCTGAAATTAATCAACTGAACAACTTGAAATCATTCATACTATGAAAATGTTGGGGCGTTATAGTATGCTtctcaatttaaaataatatgtcTGTTTCCACACATTTATTTCCAGCAGGTAGGCACAGAAGCAGGGATATCACGGAGGGATGTGACATTTTATACCCAGAAATAGAAATTAACAACTTCCCACAAGACTCTCCAGAAGAAAACCCTATTGccctaaatatacatccaatacttcacagtgcagatatatTATCTGACCCCTCTGATCATGTGATATATTCTCCTGATAACTCGGATATTGTTAGAAATAGTACAGCTCATACAGGGGATAGACTCTTTCCCTGTtttgaatgtggtaaatgttttatgcATCAGTCGGtccttgttagacatcagaaaactcacacagttgacaaaccatttccatgctctgagtgtgggaaatgttttgcacagaaatcaaCTCTAgttaaacatcagaaaattcacatagGTGAGAAGTCATTtccatgctctgaatgtggaaaaaaTTTCATACAAAAATCAGATCTTCTTAAACAtcaaagaactcacacaggtgagaagccatttctatgttccgagtgtgggaaatgttttgcacagcaatcacatcttgttcaacatcagaaATTTCACAtaggtgagaagccatttacatgctctgaatgtggaaaaagTTTTATACAAAAATCAGATCTTCTTAAACAtcaaagaactcacacaggtgagaagccatttccatgttctgaatgtgggaaatgttttacagataaatccaatcttcttaaacatcagagaattcacacaggtgagaagccattttcatgttctgaatgtgggaaatgttttacagataaatccaatcttcttaaacatcagagaatttacacaggtgagaagccattttcatgttctgaatgtgggaaatgttttacagataaatccaatcttcttaaacatcagaattcacacaggtgagaagcaatTTTCATGttgtgaatgtgggaaatgtgttgcacaaaaatcaaatcttgttacacATAAGAAAAttcatacaaattaaaaaaaggaaagcaaTACTTACATAATTATACATACATGGTGGGCAACTTAAAGCTCTATTCTATTtccaggagagagagaaagaagtgtGTATAGGAGTGGAGTCACTcaaatggccaaaagtttttataATTTATAACTTTATTgattaatgtatataatatagtaaCATTGGGAAATAATTCCATTAAAGAACTAATAGCGAAATGTTAAAATAGAGTGTGAAGTGTATATATCATAAATGTGTCAAACTGTTAAGAAGGTAGAAGAAACTACCCAGCTGCACTGCTGGTCGAAATGATAACATCTTAACTAGTTTATTTCAGGCTGGAATAAACTAGTTAATATGTTATCATTTCGCTCTTAGTTCTTTAATGGAATTATTTCCCAATGTTACTATAGTCTATACATTAATCAATAAAGTTTaaattttttaaaggattttggcCATTTGAGTGCCTCCACTCCTATACacactcctttctctctctcctggaAATAGTACTGACCTTTACAGagtgtgtgagtgcaccctccaTTGAAAAccatgaggaaaaaaaaatcattccttTATTAGAAAATTTAAAAGGAGTATAAATGGCTAGCTTGGTGCGGTGCAATTTCGATTATTTAAACTTAAAGCTCTAGTAACACAGTATGTTGACATGTTCTATGGTCATACGAGGAATGCATGTCATCAATGTAAGACTGGAAGAGATTGCTCATGTGTGGAACTTTTTGCAGTTTCCTTCATGTTAAATATTGGCATCTCTCGCCACAGTAATAACAGACCACATGGTTGCTACAATAGGACCCTAAGTAATATATATTGTTAGCACTGGATTGGATAATGTGGCTTTTGGTACATTGCTGCATTATATTTGGTCATACTCTCTAAATTCATTTAGTTATTTCTGTAATCTGTTAGTATCTTACTGGATCACTTATGAAGCTGCATTGATGTGGGTCTACAGTGCACTTTTAACTTGGATATGTATATTCCTTGCTGAATGTGTTCTAGGTGCACTCATGCTCCATGTGTTTACCTGCATTTGAAATTAACATATTGTTTTTTCGGGAGAGATTTTTAGTGGGTGGATGCGAAGCCTTTTCCCCCTCTGCAAAGGGACTAGAAATTTGCTTAGAGGTGGTGAATGTCAAgtctatatttttaaatgtgacaccTTTTGCAGATTCCAGGCGCAGTTTGTACATAAAACTCATTTATAGGGGCCTAAATAAGCGTgatataaaaacattcaaacacacaaatataaaatgtagtgATAAAGTGCTGATGTCGCCTGACTCTtagtttaagacataaatgaagccTGAATGAGCACTATTTTTGAAGAAACAATTAAAGGTTGACTTTTTAGTGTACAGTGGTTATAAAATAAGCAGGATTTGAGGCATAATTTTCACAATTTCATTAATGCAAATTTACGTCATTGCTCACAAAAGAGCTCTCCCTTCTTATAGTTCCCAAAAGCGTGTATCTGTGTATGATTAaatcccatacttgcctactctctccgAATGTCcgaggagtcctcccagacttctAAAACAGCAAAGACCCTTTCCGACTGCAGTGGAGTTAGGGCTTAATGCCATGAGTTGTGTCATCAGGCCTCATCCCACACTGCCATGAATATCTGTATTAGGTAGCAGTGGGCAAGGCCACTGTGATATTATTGCATCACTATGCCCCCTCCCACACTTGCCACCTGAGATGCAGTGGGGGAGGTAttacaagttggcaagtatgttaaatCTCTGTGGGGCTTCATTTTTTCCCTGTTGGCAAATTACCTCCAGTGGAACCAGCAATTGTCTGATTTGATTTTTCCTGATACAAACATTACCGGTAAACACATTCCTCTTCTCCTTACAGCAGCTGAATGTCTTGTACCTTCTAGATTGGAAGTACCTATCTCACCTTCTCTTATTGTATTGATTCAGAAAGTtaagtacatttatttaattgacATCTCTTTTCATTTACATATTGAACAAATTATTTGGTGTTAAGATATGGAACACAGGAAACCGATGCTTCAGACTCTCCTTATTCAGGCAACAGGCAGTGTTTTAAGGGGGGTCCCATATTTGCTTTATATGAGGGCATATTTGATTAAGGAGGGGTTGGACCTATGTGGTCCTTCCAGAGACCTGTCCTGGGTGGAAACTCTTTGGCAGTGTACAGATAAAGAAAGGTACAAGATGCACCAAAACAAAGACATGTATTACCAAGAGGACACATCTAACTTTACTAAAAGCACAAAATCAGTGAGCGTCTTAAGAGTTAGTATCACAATCACACTCAGTTTGGGTTACGTCACTCAGATACACCTATACCTCACAGTagtgagaatacagcctatgaaTACTGTATGAACCAGTAACCAGTGGTAGTCATCGTTCTTATGACTACAAAGCCGACAAGTGTTATACAGACAGGAAAATGGCAATCAGTATAATCGTGAAatgtacaaaatacacacaacagACAGCCGACATCCGTGCTATAATCCCCGACAGCAGAAAATGCCGGCAGTGTGATTGACGTTAATTAACACAACAACACTGCCGGCATTAAGGTGGCAATGAGAGGAGCCGGCGGCTGGATCATGTCAAACCGTTACATTAAAAAGAAATGTCATATAAAAAGCAGTTAGGGTTTTTACTAAGGGTTTTACATGATCCAGGCAATGGTTCctctcattgcccccttaatgtcGGCAATATGAGTGTCGCCCTTTTAAGAGACGGCATTTTCTGCTGTTGGGGTTTATAGCACGGATGTTGGCTGTCAGTTTTTAAGTGTGTATTTTGTACATGTCGCGATTATACTAATCGACATTTTCGTGTTTGGATAAAATCTAGTCGGCTTTCTTGTCATCGGAATCAAGTACTCCACCCCCCAGGAACATCACTGAGCGCCATGAATTGATCTGCTGTAGTATAAAGATGCCCACACACCTTAAAGTATTAGTATATTTCTAGACTTTCAGTTGTCGTTATTGCTGTGCAAGTTAAAGTACATTGCTGGCCTATATTTTATAATACCTCATATACTGTTTATTGTAGTTTACAGTGACTAATGGAATGTGTTTTTGATTTAACctcatttttttgtgtgtatgtatatatactttttattctttatatggTAATGTCAAAACAGTTCAGTGC
The nucleotide sequence above comes from Mixophyes fleayi isolate aMixFle1 chromosome 6, aMixFle1.hap1, whole genome shotgun sequence. Encoded proteins:
- the LOC142159878 gene encoding uncharacterized protein LOC142159878 isoform X2 — translated: MPTLCKLLRMEKDRSDLSERILNLTLQIICLLTGEDFTVVKKTSSESVTPLSHPGVSVGLSRTQSPIKVPPPHSLIHERNNDQRILELTNKIIQLLTGEVPIRCEDVTVYFSMEEWEYIEGHKDLYKDVMMENHQSLTSLDESSYLNTPERCPRPLYSQDCTEENHRIPQEYQGEDLTDIKIETFDEVENTYVRGLKQRKEEEIPTDISTAGRHRSRDITEGCDILYPEIEINNFPQDSPEENPIALNIHPILHSADILSDPSDHVIYSPDNSDIVRNSTAHTGDRLFPCFECGKCFMHQSVLVRHQKTHTVDKPFPCSECGKCFAQKSTLVKHQKIHIGEKSFPCSECGKNFIQKSDLLKHQRTHTGEKPFLCSECGKCFAQQSHLVQHQKFHIGEKPFTCSECGKSFIQKSDLLKHQRTHTGEKPFPCSECGKCFTDKSNLLKHQRIHTGEKPFSCSECGKCFTDKSNLLKHQRIYTGEKPFSCSECGKCFTDKSNLLKHQNSHR